The Clostridiales bacterium FE2011 sequence GCTGCATGCTTTCCAGCAATGTAGACTGACCCTGTCCCATCTGGGACAGGGTGGTCATGAGCGACTGATTGGCTTCATAAAGGGATTTTGCTGCCTCATCGTGCTGGGCGTCAAGCTCATCCAGAAGGCGATTGCCAAGATTGACCAAGCCGTGTTCCTGGGTCATCCGGTCGCGTTCCTGTTTATGGTCAAGCGCAGACTGCCTGATCAAAAGGATAATCAGGAGAAGCAAGCAAAGAATAAGTAAAAGAGGCGTTATAAATTCGTAAGTCATTTTATCAAGGGATCCCTCGACCAGGCTCGGGATGACAATGAAGGCATAGCCTTCATTGTGGCTGATGTGTTGAGATTCTTACCATGTTTGTGAGTTGACAAGATTACATGTCTCTTCTGCCTTCAAGGGCTTTATAGAGGGTGACTTCATCCGTATACTCCAGGTCGCCGCCGACGGGTACACCGTGGGCGATCCGGGTACATTTGACATTCATGGGCTTCAGAAGACGCGCAATATAGGTTGCGGTTGCTTCGCCCTCCACATCCGGATTGGTTGCGAGAATCACTTCGTTTACTTCTTCCGTGCCGAGACGCGCAAGAAGCTCCCGGATGTGGATGTCATCGGGACCGACACCTTCCATGGGAGAAAGGGTTCCGTGAAGCACGTGGTAAAGCCCGTGATACTCATGCATCCGTTCAAGGGCCGCCACATCCCGGGGATCGCGAACCACGCAGATCTGGCCGTTGTGACGGGTGGGATCCGCGCATATGGGGCAGGCGTCGCCGGTGGAATAATTACCGCAGGTTTCGCAGAAGCGTATAGCTTTGCGGCCCTCCCAGAGTGCGACAGAGAGGGCGCGGACGTTTTCCTGCGGCTGCGAGGCCAGATGGTAAGCCAGACGCTGGGCCGTTTTAGGCCCGATGCCGGGCAGCTTGGCCAGTTCCATGGCCATGGCCGCAATAGGCTCAAACTGACTGCTCATCTCAGAACAGACCACCCATTCCGGGAGCCATGCGGTTCATCGCGGTTTCGCGGGCTTCCTCGCCCTTGCGAAGCGCTTCGTTCACCGCAGCCATCACCAGGTCCTGCAGCATTTCGATATCGTCCGGATCCACAACCTGGGGATCGATGGTGATCGCGGTCAGCTCGCGCTTGCCGCTGACTTTGACGGAAACCATTCCGCCGCCGGCGGTAGCTTCATATTCAGCTTCGTCCAGGCGCTCCTGGGCTTCCTGCATCTGCTGCTGCATTTTCTGAGCCTGACGCATAAGCTGCTGCATGTTGGCGCCTCCACCGAAGCCGCCGAAATTCTGTCTACCCATAATTGATGTACCTCCAATGTAAAATTCATAATTCAGAATTCAGAATTCAGAATTATTGATTGTGTGGGAAATTGCCTGATGGTTAATAACCGGGGAAAGGATTATGTGGATTCCGGAGAAGCGGGCTCTTCGGGAACGGGAGCGGGAACAGCCGTAACGCCGGTGACGATGTCGTCCAGGATGGCCATGACGTAGGGCATTCCCTTGCCAGCCCGGTTCTGGAGCAGGATATCGTCCCGGGAGAGTTTGCTGACCGGACTGCGAGCCTGGTAGACCAGGAGATCGAAGGGCAGATCACGGTTGATCCGGCTGACATCGGCAATACACTTGCCGTTGGAGCCGTTCTTGTTAAAGTAGAAGCAGCGGACACCCTTACCGGCACGGTTCTGGGGCTCGAAATCAAGCTGGGGAATGCGCTTGGCCCAGCCGCGCTCAGAGAAGATGACGATTTCATCGGTTTCCTCAAGCTGGCTGACCCAGAGCACTTCATCTCCGCTTTCCACACTCATGCCCTTAACGCCGGTGGCGATCCGTCCCTGGACCGGAACGGTGGAGAGCGGGAAGCGGATGCTCATGCCGCCCCTGGTGATAAGCAGCAGATCGCCCTCATGCGCGGCGGGAAGAATGGCCAGGAGCGCGTCACCCTTCTTCAGGGAGAGACAAGGATACTTCCGGCTGCGGACGTCATAGTCCACGGCCGCGGTGCGCTTGATCATACCGTTCTTTGTGATGAACAGGAAGTCCGGGAGATCCTTCATCTTCGCGGAATCGCAGGTCAGCATGAGCAGCGGCTGCTCGTTCTCCTCGATGCCCATGAGGACGCCGGAAAGGAGCTGGCCGCGGTCCTTCGGCTTGCATTCCGCAATTTTGCCGACATTGATGGGATAGCAGTTGCCCAGATCGGTGAAGATATAGAGATTCTCCGCCGTAGTGGTCGGAAGCAGCCAGCGGGCGCTTTCAGTGAGGTTCTCTTCCGCAGTGGGAAGCGGAGTACGCTTCAGCAGGGCGGGAGAGACACGCTTGAGGTAGCCGCCCTCAGTGTAGATGATGACGGCGTCTTCCGGTTCAGGCGTGTT is a genomic window containing:
- the recR gene encoding recombination protein RecR, which encodes MSSQFEPIAAMAMELAKLPGIGPKTAQRLAYHLASQPQENVRALSVALWEGRKAIRFCETCGNYSTGDACPICADPTRHNGQICVVRDPRDVAALERMHEYHGLYHVLHGTLSPMEGVGPDDIHIRELLARLGTEEVNEVILATNPDVEGEATATYIARLLKPMNVKCTRIAHGVPVGGDLEYTDEVTLYKALEGRRDM
- a CDS encoding YbaB/EbfC family nucleoid-associated protein; the encoded protein is MGRQNFGGFGGGANMQQLMRQAQKMQQQMQEAQERLDEAEYEATAGGGMVSVKVSGKRELTAITIDPQVVDPDDIEMLQDLVMAAVNEALRKGEEARETAMNRMAPGMGGLF